In the Pochonia chlamydosporia 170 chromosome Unknown PCv3seq00026, whole genome shotgun sequence genome, one interval contains:
- a CDS encoding ATP-dependent DNA helicase PIF1 (similar to Metarhizium robertsii ARSEF 23 XP_007826337.2), translating to MRRKIKALVIRYGIPAIWFTLNPNDITNPVKLRLAAHRFRDPDEAEAFLTSLDLAYKRARLAISDPLSSAIFFHREIEMFFKYYVRTGEDSVFGRISQYFGAVETNERGALHLHGILWLQGNMHLSSILKDVQGEDQATYRDRVIQYVDSVFAESFNTGQTMQDLDQAASAAVQAERSVTSDISWMLQNSHQFAAAFDEEANFCAGATQIHTHSPTCVKYSIKKQGRKRNLCRFKAPWRLVEKTAFTEDGVLRIRRRHEWVNRWNKAIAVGLRHNHDISFIATQCKTLAIVYYVTNYATKVEDPVWKRVAAAADVFRVLKDSTKGSQAGVAQVASEDDSRQNKTRQFLMRVANRIFTERPLSQVEVVANLLGYPTEFANNDAWTFLNASSLYWHIFRRWSHLRSASGMEHVDEPMDETVLLEEAGERVSFVQAYPHRGRLLQGLSLYDYMSLVKLKRKGKRAATWGELEFDSVWPLSQMWVQALRRPGRHAVVCLDGYLCMDFGEEEELYHRRAAVQHLAIFVPWESFLSETSGDINTIWERQKQGLARRVSFLVDNVQLLRRSAEDVKRDARQWAAMSGETDPMADVTESGMADGDDELGIGYRSDNIGNAVRLIDVFRNAVGSGQITTGSKEISTMVQELCRFQVASLCSTDDLRATVVIERGPRTLGLRGHPSSGAEIPRQEQVRSIKSQQISASKERERMIQGVQSLGSNNTTGHSRAAYSVLHGFGEDDISITAADSETVAGATGPSTSIGFGPATSFLEAGRQLAVSFTLNQRQSIALRLICRQLDRVRRDERGTPQLCQFVGGEGGTGKSRVIEAIAALFASKGISHRLLVTATSGTAAAQINGITIHSACNLSKGILRTSLYTHVDGIRSSSSGDLYIDGQARMDWQEKWLLIVDEVSMLGARTLHAANEQLCKLRGCTEEFGGIPIVVFCGDFHQFRPVQERSILLPSAAIPWDEERTFRTEQRYQHDKAHALWKKFTTVVMLNEQVRAAGDPRLRGLLTRIREGIQDQTDVDLLNRTCYQEGRRIPWESGITVVTPLNKNRWNLNVEAVLSFQKQRQAPMRIFISEHKWKDGQPTEEEALMMMGYGDDSAIPVPAIFMFVPGMAVVVNQNTHQGLKVVNGSRYVALDVILDKKYPGYRISRDTTLHFGPPAGVLLASESTRDLHFVGMPPGTVLLAPISTKIECQSKRPWQQCDVTRRGLPCAAAFACTDYKVQSRTLDQVALELRGTRTTNIDGKAVPAQCDPYSLYVQLSRSRSLKGIMLLSKARGKDFIGNKVPDNMVAAEQELEVLSETTIKEAECWDWTE from the exons ATGCGGCGGAAGATCAAGGCCCTCGTAATTCGGTACGGCATTCCGGCCATTTGGTTCACGCTGAACCCAAATGATATCACGAACCCAGTCAAGCTCAGGCTCGCGGCACACCGCTTCCGGGACCCGGACGAGGCCGAGGCCTTCTTAACGAGTCTCGACCTGGCATACAAGCGGGCGAGGCTGGCGATTTCGGACCCTCTCAGCTCGGCAATTTTCTTCCACAGGGAGATCGAGATGTTCTTCAAGTACTATGTGAGGACAGGGGAGGACTCGGTGTTCGGGCGTATCAGTCAATACTTTGGAGCTGTGGAGACCAACGAGCGCGGCGCGCTCCACCTCCACGGCATTCTCTGGCTTCAAGGGAACATGCATCTGAGCTCCATCCTCAAAGATGTGCAGGGGGAGGACCAGGCAACATATCGTGATCGGGTGATCCAGTACGTAGACAGCGTCTTCGCGGAG TCGTTTAACACGGGGCAAACGATGCAGGACCTCGACCAAGCGGCATCCGCGGCAGTTCAGGCGGAGAGGTCTGTGACGTCAGATATATCATGGATGTTGCAGAACAGCCACCAATTTGCCGCAGCGTTCGACGAGGAGGCAAATTTCTGCGCCGGCGCCACCCAGATACACACCCACAGCCCGACTTGTGTGAAGTATTCCATTAAGAAACAAGGGAGGAAGCGTAACCTCTGTCGGTTCAAAGCGCCTTGGAGACTTGTTGAGAAGACTGCGTTTACGGAAGACGGAGTGTTGCGGATTCGACGCAGGCACGAATGGGTAAATCGTTGGAACAAGGCGATAGCTGTAGGGCTGCGGCACAACCATGACATATCGTTCATCGCGACCCAGTGTAAGACCTTGGCCATAGTCTACTACGTGACGAACTATGCAACCAAAGTGGAGGATCCCGTATGGAAGCGTGTGGCAGCTGCGGCAGACGTATTCCGCGTTCTGAAGGACTCGACAAAGGGGTCTCAGGCGGGTGTCGCGCAGGTTGCTAGCGAGGATGACAGTCGTCAGAACAAGACGCGgcagttcttgatgaggGTTGCGAACCGGATATTCACGGAGCGGCCCTTGTCGCAGGTAGAGGTCGTCGCCAATTTGCTGGGCTACCCTACCGAGTTTGCAAACAATGACGCATGGACGTTTTTAAATGCATCTTCCCTCTACTGGCACATCTTCCGACGGTGGAGCCACCTGCGAAGCGCGAGTGGTATGGAGCATGTGGACGAGCCTATGGACGAGACGGTCCTTCTGGAGGAAGCTGGGGAGAGGGTCTCCTTTGTGCAGGCATACCCGCACCGTGGCAGACTTCTGCAAGGCCTGTCACTGTACGACTATATGTCCTTGGTCAAACTGAAGCGGAAGGGCAAGAGGGCAGCTACTTGGGGCGAGCTGGAGTTTGACAGTGTCTGGCCGCTCTCGCAGATGTGGGTGCAGGCATTGCGGAGGCCGGGTAGGCATGCCGTCGTCTGTCTGGACGGCTACCTCTGCATGGAttttggcgaggaagaggagctcTATCACAGGAG GGCGGCCGTACAACATCTGGCCATCTTTGTCCCGTGGGAGTCGTTCTTGTCCGAGACGTCAGGCGATATCAATACCATTTGGGAGAGACAAAAACAGGGTCTGGCTCGCAGGGTGTCATTTCTTGTAGACAACGTTCAACTACTCCGCCGGTCCGCCGAAGACGTGAAGCGAGATGCCAGACAGTGGGCCGCCATGTCCGGAGAGACAGATCCTATGGCTGACGTGACCGAGTCGGGCATggctgatggcgatgatgagcTGGGAATAGGGTACCGGTCAGACAATATCGGCAATGCAGTTCGCCTCATTGACGTTTTCAGAAATGCGGTAGGAAGTGGTCAGATCACGACCGGATCAAAAGAAATCTCGACAATGGTGCAGGAACTGTGCCGATTTCAGGTAGCGTCCCTGTGCTCGACGGATGATCTGCGTGCCACGGTGGTTATAGAGCGAGGACCAAGAACACTCGGCCTCCGAGGACACCCGTCTTCGGGGGCAGAGATCCCGAGACAGGAACAGGTCAGGTCTATTAAATCGCAGCAAATAAGCGCGTCcaaggagagggagaggatgatCCAGGGGGTGCAGAGCctgggcagcaacaacacgaCCGGTCACAGTAGAGCTGCGTACAGTGTCCTTCACGGCTTCGGCGAGGACGACATCTCCATAACGGCCGCAGACTCGGAGACTGTCGCCGGGGCCACAGGCCCGTCAACGAGCATCGGGTTTGGGCCGGCCACGTCGTTTCTGGAGGCAGGGAGGCAGCTCGCCGTGTCCTTCACGCTCAACCAAAGACAGAGCATTGCCCTCCGACTGATATGCCGTCAATTGGACCGAGTGCGTCGCGATGAGCGAGGTACTCCCCAGCTCTGCCAATTTGTCGGAGGCGAAGGCGGCACTGGAAAGTCGCGGGTCATCGAAGCTATCGCCGCGCTGTTTGCAAGCAAAGGAATATCGCATCGTCTGCTGGTAACGGCGACAtcaggcacagcagcagcacagaTCAATGGTATTACTATCCACTCCGCGTGCAATTTGTCCAAAGGCATCTTGCGAACAAGTCTATATACGCACGTCGACGGGATTCGTTCTTCCAGCTCGGGTGACCTGTACATCGATGGCCAGGCCAGGATGGACTGGCAGGAGAAATGGCTGCTGATCGTTGACGAGGTCAGCATGCTTGGTGCGCGGACGTTACACGCCGCGAACGAGCAGCTGTGCAAGCTTCGGGGTTGCACGGAAGAGTTTGGCGGGATTCCCATTGTTGTCTTCTGTGGCGACTTCCACCAGTTCCGCCCCGTTCAAGAGAGGTCGATTCTCCTCCCAAGCGCTGCCATTCCGTGGGACGAAGAGAGAACGTTCAGGACGGAACAGAGATACCAGCACGACAAGGCGCATGCtctgtggaagaagtttACCACCGTAGTCATGTTGAATGAACAAGTCCGTGCTGCTGGGGATCCACGGCTGCGCGGGCTGCTAACGCGGATCCGGGAAGGCATACAAGACCAGACCGATGTGGATCTCCTGAACAGGACGTGTTATCAGGAAGGCAGACGGATCCCGTGGGAGTCGGGCATTACAGTAGTAACGCCGCTGAACAAGAACCGGTGGAATTTGAACGTCGAGGCCGTGTTGTCTTTTCAGAAGCAACGGCAGGCACCGATGCGAATCTTCATTTCCGAGCACAAGTGGAAAGATGGGCAACCtacagaggaggaggctctcatgatgatgggctaCGGTGACGACAGCGCGATACCGGTTCCTGCGATCTTCATGTTCGTCCCCGGCATGGCTGTCGTCGTGAACCAGAACACCCATCAAGGCCTGAAAGTAGTCAACGGATCCAGATATGTGGCATTAGATGTcattctggacaagaagTACCCAGGCTATCGCATCTCCCGTGATACCACCCTCCACTTTGGCCCCCCGGCCGGGGTCCTGCTAGCCTCCGAGTCAACAAGAGACTTGCACTTCGTAGGCATGCCACCCGGAACCGTCCTTCTTGCACCCATCAGCACAAAGATAGAGTGTCAGAGCaagcggccatggcaacaaTGCGACGTTACTCGTCGGGGATTACCCTGCGCA